A portion of the Rhodanobacter sp. AS-Z3 genome contains these proteins:
- a CDS encoding primase-helicase family protein: MNAKATIITGPQGSGKNTRARAIAAALGPFTEISWSQLYEQFGLESLHRKAVVIVDEVPAMEHCLSKIKGLISSPKITINRKVHAPLEIYTPSFIFCTSSKWECGDGRRFDVIDLWEKVPLYRDIPSLDYNFPAEQNERIYGWSAHMGHRCVRCANPLGPFGIGHGTKQEQWGCVDCGVGVCFGEENQPSINAAADMFVSMLRTA, translated from the coding sequence ATGAACGCAAAAGCAACCATCATCACAGGGCCGCAGGGTTCCGGTAAGAACACCCGTGCGCGTGCGATCGCCGCAGCGTTGGGTCCATTTACGGAAATATCGTGGTCACAACTTTATGAGCAGTTCGGTCTTGAATCATTGCACCGGAAGGCAGTCGTCATCGTCGACGAGGTTCCTGCCATGGAACACTGTCTTTCTAAGATCAAGGGGCTAATCAGCAGTCCGAAAATAACGATCAATCGTAAGGTCCATGCCCCGTTGGAGATATACACGCCGAGTTTCATTTTCTGCACCAGCTCGAAGTGGGAGTGTGGCGATGGGCGGCGCTTTGACGTCATCGATCTTTGGGAAAAGGTTCCGCTATATCGAGACATTCCAAGCCTCGACTACAACTTTCCGGCCGAACAAAACGAACGGATCTACGGCTGGTCGGCTCATATGGGTCATCGCTGCGTGCGATGCGCCAACCCGCTTGGCCCCTTCGGCATAGGGCATGGCACTAAGCAGGAACAATGGGGCTGCGTCGACTGTGGTGTAGGTGTTTGTTTCGGCGAAGAGAATCAGCCATCGATCAATGCAGCCGCCGACATGTTTGTGAGCATGCTTCGCACCGCATGA
- a CDS encoding phage terminase large subunit family protein: protein MTAAAAPRIHAAIARAIAPRKPLTVSQWADAERVLSAKGSAEPGRWRTHRNPPLREPMDCMSARSTVQDVVCMFPIQFGKTEIAVNGLGYTMDHNPGPVMVCLPGEVGRDKWVAQKLNPMLEETPAAQRALTSVASRDSSNTRTFKDFAGGQLYLEHAGSPSRLKSTSVRTLIVDELDEFAGNLIGGDDPVEMLNGRTSAFPATYKRLYISTPGMQGTSRIEYLWNESDQRRYHITCPDCGHEQPLEWAGLHYAPDASACWYACRECGVVIEEHQKTALIAGGRWIAEHPERKMRGYTINCLYYPIGLGPRWLDLVRSWRAAQNDPARLKTFVNDRLAEPWEDPAMRAVKHNVIADRAEPWALRTAPLGVLAVTAGVDTQDNRLAVHITGWGRGMAAWTLDYIELPGDPAEDKVWDDLTDLLNRGIEHATGALIRVECTAIDAGGHRTEDVKAFVRARRIRRPLCIFGAVPNNAPVLSKGKLVDVTWRQKTDKRGVMIHHVGTVGIKHWLYARLSVDADKPIDTRLIHLSDELPPEYFGGLVSETYNPTKNRFEKRKGGARNEPLDTWVYSYAAAHSPELRLHRLSKADWDAREARLFASVTGKGEPPADETDVQPSTPNVPRGTPPRRRGSFATNW, encoded by the coding sequence ATGACCGCCGCCGCCGCCCCGCGCATCCACGCCGCCATTGCCCGCGCCATCGCGCCGCGCAAGCCGCTCACTGTTTCCCAGTGGGCCGATGCGGAGCGCGTGCTGTCGGCGAAGGGCAGCGCGGAGCCTGGCCGCTGGCGCACCCATCGCAACCCGCCGCTGCGCGAGCCGATGGATTGCATGAGCGCCCGCAGCACCGTGCAAGACGTGGTGTGCATGTTCCCGATCCAGTTCGGCAAAACGGAAATTGCCGTCAACGGCCTCGGCTACACCATGGACCACAACCCCGGCCCGGTCATGGTCTGCCTGCCCGGTGAAGTGGGCCGCGACAAGTGGGTGGCGCAAAAGCTCAACCCCATGCTGGAAGAAACGCCCGCCGCCCAGCGCGCACTCACCAGCGTGGCCAGCCGCGACAGCAGCAACACGCGCACCTTCAAGGACTTCGCCGGCGGCCAGCTCTACCTGGAGCACGCCGGCAGCCCCAGCCGCCTGAAGTCCACCAGCGTGCGCACCCTCATCGTGGATGAGCTCGACGAATTCGCCGGCAACCTGATCGGCGGCGACGACCCCGTGGAAATGCTCAACGGCCGCACCAGCGCGTTCCCGGCCACCTACAAGCGCCTGTACATCAGCACACCTGGCATGCAGGGCACCAGCCGCATCGAATACCTGTGGAACGAAAGCGACCAGCGCCGCTACCACATCACCTGTCCGGACTGCGGCCACGAACAACCGCTGGAATGGGCGGGCCTGCATTACGCGCCCGACGCCAGCGCGTGTTGGTACGCCTGCCGCGAATGCGGCGTGGTGATCGAGGAGCACCAGAAAACCGCGCTCATCGCCGGCGGCAGGTGGATCGCCGAACACCCCGAACGCAAAATGCGTGGCTACACCATCAACTGCCTGTACTACCCCATCGGCCTGGGCCCGCGCTGGCTGGATCTGGTGCGCAGCTGGCGTGCCGCGCAAAACGATCCCGCCCGCCTCAAAACCTTCGTCAACGACCGCCTGGCCGAGCCGTGGGAAGACCCCGCCATGCGCGCCGTCAAGCACAACGTCATCGCCGATCGCGCCGAACCGTGGGCACTGCGCACCGCGCCGCTGGGCGTGCTGGCCGTCACCGCCGGCGTGGACACGCAAGACAACCGCCTGGCCGTGCACATCACCGGCTGGGGCCGCGGCATGGCCGCGTGGACGCTGGACTACATCGAACTGCCCGGCGACCCCGCCGAAGACAAAGTGTGGGACGACCTCACCGACCTGCTCAACCGCGGCATCGAGCACGCCACCGGCGCGCTGATCCGCGTCGAATGCACCGCCATCGACGCCGGTGGCCACCGCACCGAAGACGTCAAAGCGTTCGTGCGCGCCCGCCGCATCCGCCGCCCGCTGTGCATCTTCGGCGCCGTGCCCAACAATGCGCCCGTACTCAGCAAAGGCAAACTGGTCGACGTCACTTGGCGCCAGAAAACGGACAAGCGCGGCGTGATGATCCACCACGTCGGCACCGTCGGCATCAAGCACTGGCTCTACGCCCGCCTCAGCGTCGACGCCGACAAGCCCATCGACACCCGCCTGATCCACCTGAGCGACGAACTGCCACCCGAATACTTCGGCGGGCTGGTCAGCGAAACCTACAACCCCACCAAAAACCGCTTTGAAAAACGCAAAGGCGGCGCCCGCAACGAACCGCTGGATACCTGGGTGTACAGCTACGCCGCCGCCCACAGCCCCGAGCTGCGCCTGCACCGTCTGAGCAAAGCGGACTGGGATGCACGCGAAGCGCGGCTGTTCGCCAGCGTCACAGGGAAGGGCGAGCCACCCGCCGACGAAACAGACGTCCAGCCGTCCACACCCAACGTTCCCCGTGGAACACCCCCGCGCCGCCGCGGCAGCTTCGCTACCAACTGGTAA
- a CDS encoding Mor transcription activator family protein, with protein sequence MAHLDLVADILQRIGLHAKLPAKVAQAVEREVRDDWGGERHYIAKVGESGKAQLTERDKQIRDAYRQGEHIELLARRHGISVKRVQQIVAIDAGNALP encoded by the coding sequence ATGGCCCATCTCGATCTAGTTGCCGACATCCTGCAGCGCATTGGCCTGCACGCCAAGCTGCCCGCCAAGGTCGCCCAGGCGGTAGAGCGCGAAGTGCGCGATGACTGGGGCGGCGAGCGCCATTACATCGCCAAGGTGGGCGAAAGCGGCAAGGCGCAGCTCACCGAACGCGATAAGCAAATCCGCGACGCCTACCGCCAGGGCGAACACATCGAACTGCTGGCGCGCCGGCACGGCATCAGCGTGAAGCGGGTGCAGCAAATCGTGGCCATCGACGCAGGAAACGCTTTGCCTTAA
- a CDS encoding phage portal protein, whose protein sequence is MLKFLRHFRSTPPPPPRTAARSFDGAAVNALTMSWRTTNYAIDAELRTDLDRLRARSRDLFKNNEYGAKFRRLVRNNVVGPEGFGLQVRSQDPGGKMDDGANRAIESAFWKWSRPDQCDVTGKRSFADICRAAVEALARDGEFLIRKRRGAGAGDFSYQLQLLDVDRLDTIYNVWPADGRNAVIMGVEIDVWRKPVAYHLWNRHPTEAPSTSRVRERVPAEEIFHGYIAMEDEQSRGIPWLHAAMRRMNDLNGYREAAVIAARVGAAKMGVWETPDGLPPPGAEEATPGSGDYFSEATPGHFDFAPPGYKLTTFNPEYPHAQFEAFCAGALRGIASGIGVAYHSLANDLSSVNYSSIRSGALEERDEWMVIQNWLITNLLVPVYEEWLTMALLRGAILLNNGSALPLAKKSKFMDHQWQGRRWQWVDPLKDMAASVLAIENGLASPQQIAAQTGRDIEEVIDDMARFQALLKAKGVTLTGTTAPTGTVASAVKESGNDAGKQDAAGKQTAKKSRASGRLRALVDALNASDE, encoded by the coding sequence ATGCTCAAATTCTTGCGCCACTTCCGTAGCACGCCACCGCCGCCGCCGCGCACCGCGGCGCGCAGTTTCGACGGCGCCGCCGTCAACGCGTTGACCATGTCGTGGCGCACCACCAACTACGCCATCGACGCCGAGCTGCGCACGGATCTGGACCGCTTGCGAGCGCGCAGCCGTGACCTGTTCAAAAACAACGAATACGGCGCCAAGTTCCGGCGCCTGGTGCGCAACAACGTGGTGGGCCCGGAAGGCTTCGGCCTGCAGGTACGTTCGCAAGACCCCGGCGGCAAGATGGACGACGGCGCGAATCGCGCCATTGAAAGCGCGTTCTGGAAGTGGAGCCGCCCGGATCAGTGCGACGTCACCGGCAAGCGCAGCTTTGCCGATATCTGCCGCGCCGCCGTCGAAGCCCTGGCCCGCGACGGTGAATTCCTGATCCGCAAGCGCCGCGGTGCCGGCGCCGGCGACTTCAGCTACCAGCTGCAACTGCTCGACGTGGATCGCCTGGACACCATCTACAACGTATGGCCCGCCGATGGCCGCAACGCCGTCATCATGGGCGTGGAAATCGACGTGTGGCGCAAGCCCGTTGCCTACCACCTGTGGAACCGCCACCCCACCGAAGCGCCCAGCACCAGCCGGGTGCGCGAGCGCGTGCCGGCGGAGGAAATCTTCCACGGCTACATCGCCATGGAAGACGAGCAGTCGCGCGGTATCCCGTGGCTGCACGCCGCCATGCGCCGCATGAATGATTTGAACGGCTACCGCGAGGCGGCCGTGATCGCCGCCCGCGTGGGCGCCGCAAAAATGGGCGTCTGGGAAACCCCGGACGGCCTACCGCCACCCGGCGCGGAGGAAGCCACCCCCGGCAGCGGCGACTACTTCAGCGAAGCCACACCCGGCCACTTCGACTTCGCGCCGCCCGGCTACAAGCTCACCACCTTCAACCCGGAGTACCCCCACGCGCAGTTCGAAGCGTTCTGTGCTGGGGCGTTGCGCGGCATTGCCAGCGGCATAGGCGTGGCCTATCACAGCCTTGCCAACGACCTCAGCAGCGTCAACTACAGCAGTATCCGCAGTGGTGCGCTGGAAGAGCGCGACGAATGGATGGTGATCCAGAACTGGCTGATCACCAACCTGCTGGTGCCGGTGTACGAAGAGTGGTTGACCATGGCACTGCTGCGCGGCGCCATCCTGCTGAACAACGGCAGCGCCTTGCCGCTGGCCAAGAAATCCAAATTCATGGACCACCAGTGGCAGGGTCGCCGCTGGCAGTGGGTGGACCCGCTCAAAGACATGGCCGCCAGCGTGCTGGCCATCGAGAACGGCCTGGCCAGCCCGCAGCAGATCGCCGCGCAAACCGGCCGCGACATCGAGGAAGTGATCGATGACATGGCCCGCTTCCAGGCCCTGCTGAAAGCCAAGGGCGTCACCCTCACCGGCACCACCGCGCCCACCGGCACCGTGGCCAGCGCTGTGAAGGAATCCGGCAACGACGCCGGCAAGCAAGACGCCGCCGGCAAACAGACGGCCAAAAAATCACGCGCCAGCGGGCGGTTGCGGGCGCTTGTCGATGCGCTGAATGCGTCGGACGAATGA
- a CDS encoding phage major capsid protein: MTTPAALQPGSKGERLLRIGSERAVVDEAARTVTLAFASETPVDRYWGVEVLDTQARSMRLDRLKSGGALLMDHDPRDQVGVIESVQIGADKVARAVVRFGKSVRANEVFQDVVDGIRQNVSVGYQIHDAKLESETDGVGTYRVMDWEPYEISMVAVPADTKAGIGRSTESIPFKNISETRMTPEEIAAAEAVKAAQRDAVLNATAAAERSGAEAERKRSTDITGMADQLKAYDVRELASEALRSGWSADQFRAKALELVATKPLPTANIGLTTGEVRNYSFTRALAALANPQDARAQEAARFEFEASSAAADKQNRSVKGLLIPHDVLQHNQRADNMVVGTASAGGNLVATNLLTGSFIDLLRNAMVINRMGARYLTGLVGNIAIPKQTGGATFAFVSESGTGSPSGQTIGQVPMTPKTGMARTQLSRKLLLQSSLDVESFIRNDLATIVGLGIQQAAINGSGSAPIPMGILNQSGIGSVVGGTNGLAPTWGNIVGLESAVAIANADVGSLGYLTNAGVRGKLKTTQKFPTSNGDAIWADGNTPLNGYQVGVTNAVPSNGTKGTSTGNCSSIIFGNFADLIVGMWGGLELQVDPYSQGDSGSVVIRAFQDVDVAVRHPESFAAMIDALTA, encoded by the coding sequence GTGACCACGCCCGCAGCACTCCAACCCGGTAGCAAAGGCGAGCGCCTGCTGCGCATCGGCAGCGAGCGCGCCGTGGTTGATGAAGCCGCCCGCACCGTCACGCTGGCGTTTGCCAGCGAAACGCCGGTGGACCGCTACTGGGGCGTTGAAGTGCTCGACACACAAGCCCGCAGCATGCGCCTGGACCGCCTCAAGAGTGGCGGCGCGCTGCTGATGGACCACGACCCGCGCGATCAGGTGGGCGTTATCGAATCGGTACAGATCGGTGCGGACAAGGTTGCCCGCGCCGTGGTGCGCTTTGGGAAAAGCGTCCGTGCCAATGAGGTCTTCCAGGATGTGGTTGACGGCATCCGTCAGAACGTCTCGGTGGGCTACCAGATCCACGACGCGAAGCTCGAGTCCGAAACCGACGGTGTGGGCACCTATCGGGTGATGGATTGGGAGCCGTACGAAATTTCCATGGTGGCCGTACCCGCCGACACCAAGGCCGGCATTGGCCGCAGCACCGAATCCATCCCTTTCAAGAATATCTCGGAGACTCGCATGACCCCTGAAGAAATCGCAGCGGCCGAAGCCGTCAAAGCCGCGCAGCGTGATGCTGTCCTGAACGCCACCGCCGCCGCTGAGCGCAGCGGCGCCGAAGCCGAGCGCAAGCGCAGCACCGACATCACCGGCATGGCCGATCAGCTGAAGGCGTACGACGTGCGCGAGCTGGCCAGCGAAGCCCTGCGCAGCGGTTGGAGCGCCGACCAGTTCCGCGCCAAGGCACTGGAGCTGGTGGCCACCAAGCCACTGCCCACCGCCAACATCGGCCTCACCACCGGCGAAGTGCGCAACTACAGCTTCACCCGCGCGCTGGCCGCACTGGCCAACCCCCAGGATGCACGTGCGCAGGAAGCGGCCCGCTTCGAATTCGAAGCCAGCAGCGCGGCGGCCGACAAGCAGAACCGCTCGGTGAAGGGCTTGCTGATTCCGCACGACGTGCTGCAGCACAACCAGCGTGCCGACAACATGGTGGTCGGTACCGCCAGTGCCGGCGGCAACCTGGTGGCCACCAACCTGCTCACCGGCAGCTTCATCGACCTGCTGCGCAATGCCATGGTCATCAACCGCATGGGTGCGCGTTACCTGACCGGCTTGGTCGGCAACATCGCCATCCCGAAACAGACCGGCGGCGCCACCTTCGCGTTCGTCTCCGAAAGCGGCACCGGCAGCCCATCCGGCCAGACCATCGGCCAGGTGCCGATGACGCCAAAGACCGGCATGGCGCGCACCCAGCTCAGCCGCAAGCTGCTGCTGCAAAGCTCGCTGGACGTGGAAAGCTTCATCCGCAACGACCTCGCCACCATCGTCGGCTTGGGCATTCAGCAGGCCGCCATCAACGGCAGCGGCTCGGCACCGATCCCCATGGGCATCCTCAACCAGTCGGGCATTGGCTCGGTGGTGGGTGGTACCAACGGCTTGGCACCGACGTGGGGCAACATCGTGGGGCTGGAATCCGCGGTGGCCATCGCCAATGCTGACGTGGGCAGCCTCGGCTACCTCACCAACGCCGGTGTGCGCGGCAAGTTGAAGACCACGCAGAAGTTCCCCACCAGCAACGGCGATGCCATCTGGGCCGACGGCAATACGCCGCTGAACGGCTATCAGGTGGGCGTCACCAACGCCGTGCCCAGCAACGGCACAAAAGGCACCAGCACCGGTAACTGCAGCTCGATCATTTTCGGCAACTTCGCCGACCTGATCGTGGGCATGTGGGGCGGTCTGGAGCTGCAGGTGGACCCGTACAGCCAGGGCGATTCCGGCTCCGTCGTCATTCGCGCCTTCCAGGACGTAGACGTCGCGGTGCGCCACCCGGAAAGCTTCGCCGCCATGATCGACGCGCTCACCGCGTAA
- a CDS encoding DUF6631 family protein yields the protein MEQPAAGGASDLATLFPERTTTIADRVVVMREYSFVESLHLSAPIAGLVDAMAGVALAGNFHDIDSLRTAFGDQADAVLQLIAAACDQPQSWVQGLDAASGEQLMLLWWGVNTDFFLRRVLQSVQLAKLREVQAIVGPTSSLHSSMPDTTPPDLATTRTVN from the coding sequence ATGGAACAGCCTGCTGCCGGTGGCGCGAGCGATCTCGCCACCTTGTTCCCCGAGCGCACCACCACCATCGCCGATCGCGTGGTGGTGATGCGCGAATACAGCTTCGTGGAATCGCTGCACCTGTCCGCGCCCATTGCCGGCCTGGTGGACGCCATGGCCGGCGTGGCGCTGGCCGGCAACTTCCACGACATCGACAGCCTGCGCACCGCCTTTGGTGATCAGGCAGATGCCGTGTTGCAACTCATCGCCGCCGCTTGCGACCAGCCGCAGAGCTGGGTGCAAGGGCTGGACGCCGCCAGTGGCGAGCAGCTGATGCTGTTGTGGTGGGGTGTGAACACGGATTTTTTTCTGCGTCGCGTACTGCAAAGCGTGCAGCTGGCCAAGCTGCGCGAGGTGCAGGCGATCGTTGGTCCGACATCTTCGCTGCACTCGTCGATGCCGGACACGACGCCACCCGACTTGGCAACTACACGTACCGTCAACTGA